A stretch of DNA from candidate division WOR-1 bacterium RIFOXYB2_FULL_36_35:
TTTGATGTTTTTTTCTTGACAGGAACTGATGAACATGGACAGAAAGTTGCCCAAGCTGCGGAAAGAGAGAAAAAAAACCCTAAAGAGTTTGTTGATTCTATTGTCGATAGCTATAAAAAAACCTGGGATCTCCTTCAGATAACAAATGATGATTTTATTCGCACAACAGATGATAGGCATATAAAGGCGGTTCAGGGTATTTTTAAAACCTTGCTTGAAAAAGGTTTGATTTATAAGGGGATTTATGAGGGGTGGTACTGTGTCTCTTGTGAGACTTTCGTTTTACAGGGTCAGACTTTGGATGCAAATGATCTGCCTTTTCGTGTTTGCCCTGATTGTCACGGAGAGACTAAAATCTTGAAAGAAGAGAGCTATTTCTTTAAATTGTCGGCGTTTGAGGACAAACTGCTTGTGCTTTATGCGGAAAATCCGGACTTTGTTCAGCCGAAATCGCGGTTAAATGAAGTTGTCAATTTTGTTAAACAAGGATTAAAAGATCTTTCAATTACAAGGACAACTTTTAACTGGGGAGTGCCTGTCCCCAATGATTCGAAACATGTTATCTATGTATGGTTTGATGCTTTGATAAATTATATTTCTGCGATCGGTTATCCGGATGGTGAAAAATTCAAAAAATATTGGCCGGCGGATATTCATTTGATGGGGAAAGAGATTGTTCGTTTTCATGCGGTTATTTGGCCCGCAATTCTAATGGCGATTGAATTTCCTCTTCCTAAAAAAGTCTTTGGACATGGGTGGTGGACTGTTGAAGGGAGGAAGATGAGTAAAAGTCTTGGTAATACGGTTGATCCGATAAAAATGAGTGAGAACTATGGGGTTGACGCTTTTCGTTACTTTGTTTTGCGTGAGGTCTCGTTTGGCAATGACGGCGATTTTTCAACACAGTCCTTTATAAATAGATATAATGCTGATTTGGCCAATGATTTGGGAAATTTATTGTCTAGAACATTGACGATGATAGAAAAGTATTTTGAGGGGAAAGTCCCTGATGTTAAAGATAATGCTTTTGATCCACTTTCCAGAGATATTATAAATTTAATTAAACAAACCCCATCTAAATTTGATGAGTGTATTGATCGGTTAGCTTTTTCTGAAGCATTGGAATGTGTTTGGATCCTGATCAGCTTTGCAAACGCTTATATTGAACAGGAAGCTCCGTGGGCGCTTGAAAAAAAAGGTGAAACAGAAAAATTGTCTTGTGTGCTATTTAATTTGTACGAGGCATTGAGAATTGTAGCGGCTCTCGTCAGCCCGTTTATGCCGGGTTCGTCACTTGAAATTTGGAAGCAGTTGAATTTTCCTCAAGAACCTCAAAGTATCTCTTTAAATCCCTTTGGCATGAAAATTGCTGGGATTGTTATAAAGAAGGGACAACCATTATTTCCAAGATTGAATAAATAATTTTGTTTTCGTCATTTTGGCGCTAGAAGTATTTAAAAATCTGGAGAGATGAAACTTTAATCATTATAACTATGTTAGGATGTAAAAATGTATATTGATACTCATGCTCATTTGACAATAGATGAACCCCGATTTCCTAATCGGGGTGAATATCCTGATTTGCAGGATGTTTTAGATCGTGCTAAAAAAGCTCGGGTTTTTGCCATAATAAATCCTTCCTTTGATTATGAATCGTCTCTTTCTGTCTCTTGTTTGTCTGATGATGTTGATTTTGTATATGGCGCGATTGGAATTCATCCTCACGATGCTGACAACCTGACAGATGAAATTCTGAGAAAGTTTAAGAAAATTGCAAAGGAGAATAAAAAAATTGTTGCAATAGGTGAGACAGGACTTGATTATTTTAAATGTAAAGTTGCACCTTATGTTCAGCAGGAATCTTTTAAAAGACACATGGATCTAGCTTTGGAACTTAATCTTCCGGTAATTGTGCATTGCCGTGAAGCGCATAATGATATTATAAAGATTATGAGCGAAAAAAAATATGAAGAGATAAAATGTGTTTTTCATTGTTTTGCGGGCGCAAAAGAGCTTTTGGCTTTTGCTATAAACAAAGGATTTTATATATCCTATACAGGAAATATTACATTTAAAAAAGCTGATTTGCTTCGAGAAAGCGTGAAAAATACCCCTCTTAATAGATTAATGATAGAGACAGATTCTCCTTATCTTGCGCCGGAACCTTTTCGCGGCCAGAGGAATGAACCCGCATTTGTTGCTTATGTTGCTAAAGCAATAGGCGCTCTTATAGAAAGGACTGAAGAAGAAGTAGCCGCAGTTACAACAGATAATGCCAAATTGTTTTTTGGTATACAATAATGAATTTTGAATTTTTTGAAAGAGCTTTAAATAAAATTGCGAGAGCAAGGAGGAAGACTACCCTTAAGGCAAGTTTTTTTAAACAACTGGCCTCTCTTCTAAAAACAGGAATTCCCTTAAACAAGGCCTTAAAATTTTTGGCTTTGCATTCGGATGAAAAGACAAAAAGAAATTTTGCGTTTATATCTTCTCGACTTGAAGAAGGGA
This window harbors:
- a CDS encoding methionine--tRNA ligase; translated protein: MNKKFYITTPVYYVNDIPHIGHAYTTIGADVLARYKRSKGFDVFFLTGTDEHGQKVAQAAEREKKNPKEFVDSIVDSYKKTWDLLQITNDDFIRTTDDRHIKAVQGIFKTLLEKGLIYKGIYEGWYCVSCETFVLQGQTLDANDLPFRVCPDCHGETKILKEESYFFKLSAFEDKLLVLYAENPDFVQPKSRLNEVVNFVKQGLKDLSITRTTFNWGVPVPNDSKHVIYVWFDALINYISAIGYPDGEKFKKYWPADIHLMGKEIVRFHAVIWPAILMAIEFPLPKKVFGHGWWTVEGRKMSKSLGNTVDPIKMSENYGVDAFRYFVLREVSFGNDGDFSTQSFINRYNADLANDLGNLLSRTLTMIEKYFEGKVPDVKDNAFDPLSRDIINLIKQTPSKFDECIDRLAFSEALECVWILISFANAYIEQEAPWALEKKGETEKLSCVLFNLYEALRIVAALVSPFMPGSSLEIWKQLNFPQEPQSISLNPFGMKIAGIVIKKGQPLFPRLNK